Sequence from the Mycobacterium florentinum genome:
ATCCACCACAGCGATGCCCCGCCGGTGCCGGGATGCGCGTGCAGGCCGACCATGACCGCCGACGCGATCGCCCCGATCAGCAGCAGCAGGTTGATCGGCTGCTGGGCCTTGCCGAATCCGATCGGCTTGCCGTCGATGATCTCCTGCAGCTTGCCGAACGCGATGATCGATCCCCAGAACGAGATCGAGCCGATGATCGCGGCGAACAGCGAGGCCACCACGATGTGCACGGTCGGCGATTCGCCGTGCTGGAAGACCGAAAAGCCCTTGGTGTCAATGAATTCCGCCAGCGCGATCAGCGCAACCGTGCCACCGCCCACGCCGTTGAAGAACGCCACCAGCTGCGGCATGGCGGTCATCTTGGTCATCCGCGCCGGGGGAACACCCAGCGCAACGCCCACCACCAGACCGGCGATGATCAGCACCCACGACTCGGTGTGCCGGATCTTGACCAGCGTCGCCCCCACCGCCAGGGCCATACCCACCGCGGCGATCAGGTTGCCGCGCACCGCGGTCTTGGGACCGGTCAGGCCCATCAGGCCGTAGATGAAGAGCGCGAAAGAAATGATGTAGAGGATCGTGACCAGATAGTTCATTTCGCGGCCGGCTCCTCGCTCTTGGCGGGCGCCGACTTCTTGCCCTTGAACATGCCCAGCATCCGGTCGGTGACGATGAAACCACCGATCACGTTCAGGGTTCCGAACACCACCGCGACGAACAGGATGATCTGCACCGCCAGCGACGGATGCTCGACCTCCCCGAACACCACCAGAGCACCCAGCACCACGATGCCGTGGATCGCGTTGGTGCCCGACATCAGCGGCGTGTGCAGCGTGTTGGGCACCTTGGAGATCACCGCGAACCCGACGAATCCGGACAGCACCAGAATCGCGAGGTTCTCTAACAGCTCGTCGTACATCTAGGAGTCCTCTCCGCGCGTCACACACGATGCCGCGATGATTTCGTCGTCGAAGTCCGGGGCCAGCTTCCCGTCGGTGACCAACAGCTCCAGCAGCGCGGTGATGTTCTTGCTGTACAGCTCGCTGGCGTGCTCGGGCATCGTCGCCGGCAGGTTCAGCGGCGAGGCGATGGTGACGTCGTGGCGGACGACCGTGCGCCCGGGCTCGGTCAGCTCGCAGTTGCCGCCGGTCTCCCCGGCCAGGTCGACCACCACGCTGCCGGGCTTCATCGCTTCCACCGCGGCGGCGGTGACCAGACGCGGCGCGGGCCGGCCCGGCACCAGCGCCGTGGTGATCACGACGTCGAATCCGCTGATGGCCTTCTCCAAGGCCTGCTGCTGCTGTTCGCGTTCCTCGTCGGTCAGCTCGCGGGCATACCCGCCCTCACCGGCCGCATCGATCCCGACGTCGAGCCACTGCGCGCCGACCGAACGCACCTGGTCGGCCACCTCCGGGCGGACGTCGTAACCGGTGGTGCGCCCGCCGAGCCGCTTGGCCGTCGCCAGCGCCTGCAGTCCGGCCACGCCCACCCCGAGCACCAGCACCGTGGCCGGCTTCACCGTGCCCGCCGCCGTGGTCAGCATCGGGAAGAACCGCGTCGACTCCGACGCCGCCAACAGCACCGCCTTGTAGCCGGAGACGTTGCCCTGCGACGACAAGGCGTCCATCGCCTGCGCCCGCGAGATCCGCGGGATGGCCTCCAGCGCGAACGCCTGCACACCGGCCGCCTTGAGCGCGCCGATCGAATTCTCGGCATTGCGCGGCGCCAGGAAACCGATCAGCGTCTGACCGCTGCGCAGCTTGCCCACCTCGTCGGCGGTCGGCGGCGCGACCTTGACCACGACATCGGCGGCCCAAGCGTCCCCGATCGTGGCGCCGGCCTCAATGTAGAGCTCGTCGGGAAGCAACGCCCGCGCCCCCGCACCGGCCTCGACCACGACCGCCACACCGCTGCTTACCAGGGAAGCGACCGCCTTCGGTACCAACGCGACGCGGCGCTCATCGGCCCCGGACTCAGCAACTACTCCGATCGTCGTCTGCGCATCTGTCATGGCGCGTACATCCACTTTCCTTAGCTCAGCTGCCTTATTGCGAACTCCGCTGGATTGAACACCCTAGCGGCCACTACCAAAGCGGTATGTCTTGGCCGTGTTCGGACGCCGGCCGGGGCCCGAAGTAGCGCCTTTCTGATGCGTCGATCCGTATGTCGTTGATGCTGGCCTCGCGGCGCGCCATCAATCCGGACGGCGAGAATTCCCAGAGTTCGTTGCCGTAGCTGCGGTACCACTGGCCGGTGTCGTCGTGGCACTCGTACTGAAACCGCACGGCGATTCGGTTGTCGTGAAAGTCCCACAGCACCTTGCGCAAGGCATAGTCGAGTTCGCGCTGCCACTTGCGGGTGAGGAAAGCCACGATCTCGGCCCGGCCGACGACGTGTTCGCCGCGGTTTCGCCACTGCGAGTCGGGCGTATAGGCGAGGCTGACTTTTTCGGGATCGCAGGTGTTCCAGGCGTCCTCTGCGGCCTGGACCTTCTGCAGCGCTGTCTCGAGGGTGAACGGGGGGAACGGGGGACGGGATTCGGGGGCGTCGCTCATGAGTCCATCGTGCTCTACTCGAGCGCCTGCACTTCGCCGAGACTGAAACCTGGCACACCCGCGGCGGCGTGTCTTCGGCGTGGTTTCAGTGTCGCGTCGGTGGCGTGGAAGCGAAGCGTTTGTCCCGCGAGCGCCACCCTTACCCACGTGTCCTATCGTGGCGGTCATGGACTTCGCGATGTCGGCTAAGGCCTCCGACTACCACAAGCGGTTGTCCGACTTCATGACTGAGTATGTCTTTCCGGCTGAGGCCGCCTACGACAACTACCGCCACGAGGCCGGCCCCGACGACCACACCGTTCCCCCCGTCATCGAGGAACTCAAAACCAAGGCCAAAGCGCAGGGCCTGTGGAACCTGTTCCTGCCGGCCGAGTCCGGGTTGACCAACCTGGAATACGCCCCGCTGGCGGAGCTGACCGGTTGGAGCCTCGAGCTCGCACCCGAGGCGGTCAACTGCGCGGCGCCCGACACCGGGAACATGGAGACCCTGCACCTGTTCGCCACCGAGGAACAGCGCAAGCAGTGGCTGGAACCCCTGCTGGCCGGCGAGATCCGCAGCGCCTTCTCGATGACCGAGCCCGCGGTCGCCAGCAGCGACGCCCGCAACATCCAGACCGCCATCGTGCGCGACGGCGCCGACTACGTCATCAACGGCCGCAAGTGGTGGACCTCCGGCGCGTCGGACCCGCGCTGCAAGATCCTGATCGTGATGGGCCGCACCAACCCCGACGCGGCCAGCCACCAGCAGCAGTCGATGGTCCTGGTGCCGATGGACACCCCGGGCGTCAAGGTGCTCCGCTCGACGCCCGTTTTCGGCTGGCAGGACCAGCATGGGCACTGCGAAATCGTTTATGACAACGTCCGTGTTCCGGTGACCAACCTGCTCGGCGAGGAGGGCGGCGGCTTCGCGATCGCCCAGGCCCGGCTCGGGCCGGGCCGCATCCACCACTGCATGCGCGCGCTCGGCGGGGCCGAACGCGCCCTGGCCCTGATGGTGCACCGCGCCAACAACCGGATCGCGTTCGGCCGCCCGCTGGCCGATCAGGGTCTGGTCCAGCAGGCAATTGCCCAGTCCCGCAACGAAATCGACCAGGCCAGGCTGCTCTGCGAGAAGGCGGCATGGACCATCGACCAGCACGGCAACAAGGCCGCCCATCTGCTGGTCTCGCAGATCAAGGCGGTGGCACCGCGAGTGGCCTGCGACGTCATCGACCGCGCCATCCAGGTACACGGGGCGGCCGGCGTCAGCGACGACACGGTGCTCGCCCGGCTCTACGGCTGGCATCGCGCCATGCGGATCTTCGACGGACCCGACGAGGTGCACATGCGCACGATCGCGCGCTCC
This genomic interval carries:
- a CDS encoding nuclear transport factor 2 family protein yields the protein MSDAPESRPPFPPFTLETALQKVQAAEDAWNTCDPEKVSLAYTPDSQWRNRGEHVVGRAEIVAFLTRKWQRELDYALRKVLWDFHDNRIAVRFQYECHDDTGQWYRSYGNELWEFSPSGLMARREASINDIRIDASERRYFGPRPASEHGQDIPLW
- a CDS encoding Re/Si-specific NAD(P)(+) transhydrogenase subunit alpha, with product MTDAQTTIGVVAESGADERRVALVPKAVASLVSSGVAVVVEAGAGARALLPDELYIEAGATIGDAWAADVVVKVAPPTADEVGKLRSGQTLIGFLAPRNAENSIGALKAAGVQAFALEAIPRISRAQAMDALSSQGNVSGYKAVLLAASESTRFFPMLTTAAGTVKPATVLVLGVGVAGLQALATAKRLGGRTTGYDVRPEVADQVRSVGAQWLDVGIDAAGEGGYARELTDEEREQQQQALEKAISGFDVVITTALVPGRPAPRLVTAAAVEAMKPGSVVVDLAGETGGNCELTEPGRTVVRHDVTIASPLNLPATMPEHASELYSKNITALLELLVTDGKLAPDFDDEIIAASCVTRGEDS
- a CDS encoding NAD(P) transhydrogenase subunit alpha, encoding MYDELLENLAILVLSGFVGFAVISKVPNTLHTPLMSGTNAIHGIVVLGALVVFGEVEHPSLAVQIILFVAVVFGTLNVIGGFIVTDRMLGMFKGKKSAPAKSEEPAAK
- a CDS encoding acyl-CoA dehydrogenase family protein, with protein sequence MSAKASDYHKRLSDFMTEYVFPAEAAYDNYRHEAGPDDHTVPPVIEELKTKAKAQGLWNLFLPAESGLTNLEYAPLAELTGWSLELAPEAVNCAAPDTGNMETLHLFATEEQRKQWLEPLLAGEIRSAFSMTEPAVASSDARNIQTAIVRDGADYVINGRKWWTSGASDPRCKILIVMGRTNPDAASHQQQSMVLVPMDTPGVKVLRSTPVFGWQDQHGHCEIVYDNVRVPVTNLLGEEGGGFAIAQARLGPGRIHHCMRALGGAERALALMVHRANNRIAFGRPLADQGLVQQAIAQSRNEIDQARLLCEKAAWTIDQHGNKAAHLLVSQIKAVAPRVACDVIDRAIQVHGAAGVSDDTVLARLYGWHRAMRIFDGPDEVHMRTIARSELGREQSTFAAAVTPHD